In a genomic window of Enterobacter asburiae:
- a CDS encoding HAMP domain-containing protein — MFKRIKVITLLISVLLVLGIMQVISAGIFINALNNDKDNFTVSQLSSKNVAEFTDAWISLNQARVTLNRGMLRLQSSMASQINGGQLNELVNTAKNLLADAQAHYDKYYALPNTPGLDENLAKRLEEQYRIYSSTLTQMNVLLSQGNLEEMFKQNAEHKQTAMQAVYREWREAQATLTDKGIQDNESDYKRILWILSAVMLLVIVVIVSSWIAMRRVLLLPLEEVINHIRAIAAGDLTQPIQAEGKNEMAILARNVQEMQTSLANTVGVVREGADTIYTGAGEISAGSNDLSSRTEQQAASLEETAASMEQLTATVKQNADNARQASRLALDASSTAKKGGNVVEGVVRTMDEIATSSSKIAQITNVIDGIAFQTNILALNAAVEAARAGEQGRGFAVVAGEVRTLAQRSAQAAKEIKALIDDSGERVNAGSQLVNEAGATMAEIVNAVTRVTDIMGEIASASDEQSRGIDQVGQAVAEMDRVTQQNASLVEESAAAAAALEDQAARLNEAVAVFKITRNQAVKAAPVKTYVPKAQPAAAASEGNWETF; from the coding sequence ATGTTTAAACGTATAAAAGTCATTACTCTTCTTATTTCGGTGCTGCTTGTGCTCGGCATCATGCAAGTGATTTCCGCGGGTATTTTTATTAACGCGCTGAATAACGATAAAGACAACTTCACCGTGTCGCAGCTCTCCAGTAAAAACGTCGCGGAGTTTACCGATGCGTGGATCAGCCTGAATCAGGCGCGGGTGACGCTGAACCGCGGGATGCTGCGCCTGCAAAGCAGCATGGCCTCTCAGATTAACGGTGGGCAGCTCAATGAGCTGGTCAACACGGCGAAGAATCTGCTGGCCGATGCGCAAGCCCATTACGATAAATACTACGCCCTGCCGAATACGCCGGGGCTGGATGAGAATCTGGCCAAGCGTCTCGAAGAGCAGTACCGCATTTACTCCTCCACACTGACGCAAATGAACGTCCTGCTGAGCCAGGGCAATCTGGAAGAGATGTTCAAGCAGAACGCGGAGCATAAACAGACCGCGATGCAGGCGGTTTACCGCGAGTGGCGCGAAGCGCAGGCAACGCTTACCGATAAAGGCATCCAGGATAATGAAAGCGACTACAAACGCATCCTGTGGATCCTCTCTGCGGTGATGCTGCTGGTGATTGTGGTGATTGTATCCAGCTGGATCGCTATGCGCCGCGTGCTACTGCTGCCTCTGGAAGAGGTGATTAACCATATTCGCGCCATTGCGGCGGGGGATTTAACCCAGCCGATTCAGGCTGAAGGTAAGAATGAAATGGCTATTCTGGCGCGCAACGTTCAGGAGATGCAAACCTCGCTGGCGAACACCGTGGGCGTGGTGCGTGAAGGTGCGGATACCATCTACACCGGCGCCGGTGAAATTTCTGCCGGGAGTAACGACCTCTCTTCCCGTACCGAGCAGCAGGCCGCGTCTCTGGAAGAAACGGCAGCCAGCATGGAACAGCTGACGGCCACCGTGAAGCAGAACGCCGATAACGCGCGTCAGGCTTCCCGTCTGGCGCTGGATGCCTCCTCAACGGCGAAGAAGGGTGGAAATGTAGTAGAAGGCGTCGTGCGTACGATGGATGAAATCGCGACCAGTTCCAGCAAAATCGCGCAAATTACCAACGTGATCGACGGTATTGCCTTCCAGACCAATATTCTGGCACTGAACGCGGCGGTGGAAGCGGCGCGCGCGGGCGAACAGGGCCGTGGCTTTGCGGTAGTCGCAGGGGAAGTTCGAACGCTTGCCCAGCGCAGCGCACAGGCGGCGAAAGAGATTAAGGCGCTGATCGATGATTCCGGCGAGCGCGTCAACGCAGGCTCGCAGTTGGTGAATGAAGCGGGCGCGACGATGGCGGAGATCGTCAACGCGGTCACCCGCGTGACCGACATCATGGGCGAAATTGCCTCTGCCTCTGACGAGCAGAGCCGCGGTATCGACCAGGTGGGCCAGGCGGTCGCCGAGATGGACCGCGTGACCCAGCAGAACGCCTCGCTGGTGGAAGAGTCTGCGGCTGCTGCGGCCGCGCTGGAAGATCAGGCTGCACGCCTGAACGAAGCGGTGGCGGTGTTCAAAATCACCCGCAACCAGGCGGTCAAAGCGGCACCGGTGAAAACCTATGTGCCAAAAGCGCAGCCCGCAGCGGCGGCGTCAGAAGGGAACTGGGAAACGTTTTAA
- a CDS encoding DMT family transporter — MISGVLYALLAGMMWGLIFVGPLIVPEYPAILQSTGRYLALGLIALPLAWLGRARLRQLSRQDWGTALALTMMGNLIYYVCLASAIQRTGAPVSTMIIGTLPVVIPIFANLLYSHRDGRLAWSKMAPALMCTAVGLVCVNIAELRHGLGDFSLWRYGSGIVLAFVSVACWAWYALRNARWLRENPDKHPMMWATAQALVTLPVSLVGYVGACLWLGYQQPDFAQPFGPRPWVFIGLMVAIAVLCSWVGALCWNIASQKLPTVILGPLIVFETLAGLLYTFLMRQSVPPLLTACGILLLVVGVVIAVRAKPEKPRVVPASEM; from the coding sequence ATGATTAGTGGCGTGTTGTATGCCCTGCTGGCAGGGATGATGTGGGGGCTGATTTTTGTCGGCCCGCTGATCGTACCCGAGTATCCGGCCATACTGCAGTCGACCGGACGTTACCTGGCGCTGGGGCTGATTGCCCTGCCCCTGGCGTGGCTGGGACGCGCGCGCTTGCGTCAGCTCAGCCGTCAGGACTGGGGTACCGCGCTGGCGCTGACCATGATGGGTAACCTGATCTATTACGTCTGTCTGGCAAGCGCCATTCAGCGTACCGGTGCGCCGGTTTCCACCATGATTATTGGCACGCTGCCGGTGGTCATCCCCATCTTCGCGAATCTGCTCTATAGCCACCGGGACGGCAGGCTGGCGTGGTCAAAAATGGCGCCGGCGCTGATGTGCACCGCAGTGGGACTGGTGTGCGTCAATATCGCCGAGCTGCGCCACGGGCTGGGCGATTTCAGCTTATGGCGTTACGGTTCGGGGATCGTTTTAGCGTTCGTCTCGGTAGCGTGCTGGGCCTGGTACGCCCTGCGCAATGCGCGCTGGCTGCGGGAAAACCCGGACAAGCACCCGATGATGTGGGCAACGGCGCAGGCGCTGGTCACCTTGCCCGTATCACTGGTGGGGTATGTCGGCGCGTGCCTCTGGTTAGGCTATCAACAGCCAGACTTCGCCCAGCCCTTCGGGCCGAGGCCGTGGGTGTTTATTGGCTTAATGGTTGCGATTGCGGTGCTGTGCTCCTGGGTGGGTGCGCTGTGCTGGAACATTGCCAGCCAGAAACTGCCGACGGTGATTTTAGGGCCGCTGATTGTCTTCGAAACCCTTGCGGGGCTGCTTTATACCTTCCTGATGCGCCAGAGCGTACCGCCGCTGTTAACGGCCTGTGGAATATTATTGCTGGTCGTGGGGGTGGTGATTGCGGTGAGAGCGAAGCCGGAAAAACCAAGGGTCGTTCCGGCGTCGGAGATGTGA
- a CDS encoding AraC family transcriptional regulator, which produces MQGVPEQFIDERDSARFRHLAQLPGLELYHAHISDYAFEPHTHEAFGIGTIETGAERFRYRGTQHLAPEKSVVTMNPDEIHTGESATEDGWRYRMVYIEPDLLDEVTGMRHWWFSDVTRYDPLRSQQIGRLIYGLWHTDDPLAQKGLLLDLIETFQPLAHHAPVVQEGAHRFERVREYLHDNYMHALTLDELANVVSLSPYHFQRQFKAHFHVTPHQMLMAIRLWRAKAFLTHGMPAAEVAAATGLSDQSHLTRAFTRRYGITPVRYQKQVTRR; this is translated from the coding sequence GTGCAAGGCGTACCGGAACAATTTATTGATGAGAGAGACAGCGCGCGCTTTCGCCACCTGGCGCAGCTGCCGGGCCTTGAACTCTATCACGCGCATATCTCTGACTACGCCTTTGAGCCTCACACCCATGAAGCCTTCGGGATCGGCACGATTGAAACCGGTGCCGAACGCTTTCGCTATCGCGGCACCCAGCATCTCGCACCTGAAAAATCCGTTGTTACCATGAACCCGGACGAGATCCATACCGGGGAATCCGCCACTGAAGACGGCTGGCGCTACCGGATGGTTTACATCGAGCCTGACCTGCTGGACGAGGTAACCGGCATGCGCCACTGGTGGTTCAGCGACGTAACCCGCTATGACCCGCTGCGCTCGCAGCAAATCGGCAGGCTGATTTACGGCCTGTGGCATACGGACGACCCGCTGGCGCAAAAAGGCTTATTGCTGGATTTGATTGAGACCTTTCAGCCGTTAGCCCATCACGCGCCGGTAGTTCAGGAAGGTGCACACCGGTTCGAACGCGTGCGCGAGTATCTGCACGACAACTATATGCACGCCCTGACGCTGGACGAGCTGGCGAACGTTGTCTCGCTCAGCCCGTACCATTTCCAGCGCCAGTTCAAAGCCCATTTCCACGTTACGCCGCACCAGATGCTGATGGCCATCCGCCTGTGGCGCGCCAAAGCGTTCCTCACCCACGGCATGCCCGCAGCTGAGGTCGCCGCCGCAACCGGGCTGAGCGACCAGTCGCATTTAACCCGCGCGTTTACCCGCCGCTACGGCATTACTCCCGTTCGCTACCAGAAGCAGGTCACCCGGCGCTAA
- a CDS encoding SDR family oxidoreductase codes for MIAITGATGQLGHLVIEQLLNTVPASQIVAIVRNPAKAEALSQQGIVVRQADYTDEAAFTAALSGVDKLLLISSSEVGQRATQHQNVINAAKTAGVKFIAYTSLLHADKSPLGLHVEHVATEKALAASGIPHALLRNGWYTENYLASAPPALEHGVFIGAAGEGKIASATRADYAAAAAKVIAEEGHAGKVYELAGDHGWTLSELAAELSKQSGKPVTYQNLSEADFAAALKSVGLPAGLADMLADSDVGASKGGLFDDSRTLSKLIGRPTTPLAESVKAIL; via the coding sequence ATGATCGCGATTACCGGCGCTACTGGCCAGCTTGGCCATCTCGTTATCGAGCAGCTGTTAAATACCGTACCGGCCAGCCAGATTGTGGCTATCGTGCGTAACCCGGCGAAAGCTGAAGCGTTGAGCCAGCAGGGCATTGTGGTTCGTCAGGCGGATTACACCGACGAAGCCGCCTTCACCGCCGCGCTGAGCGGTGTGGATAAGCTGCTGCTGATCTCTTCCAGCGAAGTAGGCCAGCGCGCAACCCAGCACCAGAACGTCATTAACGCCGCCAAAACGGCAGGCGTGAAATTTATCGCCTACACCAGCCTGCTGCATGCGGACAAATCACCACTGGGTCTGCACGTTGAACACGTCGCGACGGAAAAAGCGCTGGCGGCGTCCGGCATTCCTCATGCCCTGCTGCGCAACGGCTGGTATACCGAAAACTACCTGGCGAGCGCGCCGCCCGCGCTGGAACACGGCGTGTTTATCGGTGCCGCAGGCGAAGGCAAAATTGCCTCTGCGACCCGTGCAGACTATGCAGCGGCGGCCGCCAAAGTCATCGCTGAAGAGGGTCATGCGGGCAAAGTATACGAACTGGCAGGCGACCACGGCTGGACGCTGAGCGAGCTGGCGGCGGAGCTCAGCAAGCAGAGCGGAAAGCCGGTAACCTATCAGAATCTCAGCGAGGCAGATTTCGCCGCCGCGCTGAAAAGCGTCGGCTTGCCTGCCGGGCTGGCAGATATGCTCGCGGACTCCGATGTGGGCGCGTCCAAAGGCGGTCTGTTTGACGACAGCCGTACCCTCAGCAAGCTGATTGGCCGTCCAACCACGCCGCTGGCGGAGAGCGTCAAAGCCATTCTGTAA
- a CDS encoding helix-turn-helix transcriptional regulator, giving the protein MNTTYPIKHLNQLRPMLIAFRKENGLTQKEISQRLGVTQQAYARLESNPTSASFERLFRIFCVLGVGLTLSSTQHSAPITEVKNEYESSPARREKW; this is encoded by the coding sequence ATGAATACGACTTACCCAATAAAACACCTTAATCAGTTACGTCCAATGTTGATTGCTTTTCGCAAAGAAAATGGGCTAACACAGAAAGAGATTTCTCAACGATTAGGGGTTACACAGCAGGCCTATGCCCGACTTGAATCCAATCCTACCAGCGCCAGTTTCGAGCGTTTGTTTAGAATTTTTTGTGTGTTAGGGGTTGGACTTACCTTATCTTCAACACAACACTCCGCCCCAATAACTGAAGTGAAAAACGAATATGAATCTTCTCCGGCCAGACGGGAAAAATGGTGA
- a CDS encoding autotransporter outer membrane beta-barrel domain-containing protein has protein sequence MNGDGAIGVHARDSGTINLTNNAVITFVSGKKQIGYFVYGAGAQIINSSSSVQDVTSDNSVLMRLDGGATFTGSATQGSRMVASGQDSVILTATGKGTSVSTGTLALDIAGKGATGVLVEGGATGVIDAGTNLLLNNASAIAAIADGDGHDISGKFTSNETSTRLNSSANLSSTKDQVIGYIARNGATLENSGNIHFSGKNTIGLEVRDGSTGTNSGSITVQNGGKGLVASSINQSTTINNTGDLTLKGGNDAERTTGIQASGNAVTVNMTAGTIRLEGQGAIGVEVTDGASVNLAGTALPVFADSATGVSNQIAFLISGAGSTLNAQTTAVMDANGKGSTLFRIEDGASQQGVLSYNVSGEDGRGIWATGAGTLVNTAAGSHLSIQGTGAKGIYAAGGASATLSQGVTADLTGSGAVVGVVDGNEYDLAGSVTKSNTGTTLTNEADITSGLAGATAFISQNQGMLVNKGNIDLTTGTGNTGIKVISGQFDNQASDITVSGVAVDVEGANSSVLSTGGRIIATDGEAAIRLSQGASLDLVGSGMGVVEGRGTAHGVLLDTGAAGLIVNGARIDVNAVGASGNGIENRAEIAGIQLNNTTINVQDGKGVRTSATLAQQNSGTINVAGNGTGLAFMAADGGMTSNNLDLSSSSGLTVNLLGKGGAGILANTADGAMVKTAVNVNVTGADGGSALVVNNHANRVEQTGVLRSASTTSAVVDATKVGTFINTGAIIAATDTSLAMAFDDGVDTVMRNGYGGVIQGVIALNNGNNSLYLDDASTLTGTATLGNGNNRVTLTDTARADSVIAGSGDNTFTVKGKGAVFNLLDGGTGSNDDLVFDAAVYRLASASTLQNFERVALKNNSLLTLGEALVLTDGGIGAGAVDIERGSELAVKPSVTGDFTFDPTLTGQGLVSVSLDSSQSDFAFTGNTGSDFAGTLKLGTSHFQLEGDNTSSLTQASLVTGSESVVTVGTGEQQLGGLSFDGGTVQFGAVMPGDIIADNHITTSAVGTLDIGGKGTVQVTLGGGVINHVPASLSKKSLMEQDDATTLVQLAGAEGAVKGTGGQLNLVDEDGNLISDVQHLDIVQDGNTVAKGTWDYQMVSSSDGITSDGLYIAYGLKEVELMGTGDNALTLAVGPDAQGLQTDLRVKVTGNGDLSVDTGSGQTVSLSNGGNDYTGATSVISGTLRLDADNTLGLTSVVNVAAGSVLDINGSRQTSGALNTEIGSQVMLDAGSHLTLTHAQREAGINDAGSIAGDTLIGAGELEVLSGELHVDGANTDYTGNVALNGGAKTMLNDVAGLGNSGTVTMTSANDILTLNDGVSGALAKTLAGNGGVVLKDGADITLAADNSGFSGLFTVDSGAKLTAQGPEQTGKADIENHGSLVLNNVTAWTVENHITGTGDLVKNGRGNVTLTQSAAQYTGNTDVHLGILTLGDVDNAVSLASSAVNVAHGAVFGGYGSTAGDVNNQGTFVLGEYGLVDVTSLQFTVGGNLTNASSVLIGQSGGNAGNTLQVSGDYVGNNGTIHFNTVLGDDSSATDRMVIGGSTSGNTTVSVTNAGGSGAATLHGIELITVGGKSEGEFTQSGRIVAGAYDYRLTRGQGSNSGNWYLVSRDTTPVDPVIPDPGPGTGPDTGPGTDPDTGTQPKPDWIRPEASLYGVNMAAANTLFTHRLHDRLGETHYVDALTAEKKVTSMWLRNVGGHTRSKDSSGQMNTQSNRYVMQMGGDIAQWSSDGENRYHLGVMAGYANQKSNARNHLNGNKADSSINGYSLGLYGTWLQDNEAKTGAWVDTWLLYNWFDNTVSGKSAGSESYKSKGFTASVEGGYTWKLGERDERTAYYIQPKAQAIWMGVKADDLTESNGTRVTGEGDGNIQTRLGARAFIKGHSTLDDGKERTFEPFIEANWIHNTETFGATLNGVRVNQDGTRNIGELKVGVDGQLSRNVNLWGNVAQQVGDKGYSDSSAMLGLKVSF, from the coding sequence TTGAACGGTGATGGTGCCATCGGCGTGCACGCCCGCGACAGTGGTACTATTAACCTGACGAATAATGCCGTCATTACTTTTGTCTCCGGCAAAAAGCAGATTGGCTATTTTGTTTACGGCGCAGGCGCACAAATCATCAACAGCAGCAGCAGCGTGCAGGATGTGACATCGGATAACTCAGTCTTAATGCGCCTTGACGGTGGGGCCACTTTTACCGGCAGCGCTACCCAAGGATCCCGGATGGTTGCTTCTGGTCAGGATTCGGTGATTCTAACGGCGACGGGCAAAGGCACTTCGGTAAGTACCGGTACCTTGGCTCTGGACATTGCCGGGAAGGGGGCGACTGGTGTGCTGGTCGAAGGTGGCGCAACGGGTGTAATTGATGCAGGCACAAACTTGCTGCTGAATAATGCCAGCGCCATTGCGGCTATCGCCGACGGAGATGGACACGATATTAGCGGTAAATTTACCAGTAACGAAACCAGTACAAGACTGAACTCTTCAGCGAACCTGTCCTCAACAAAAGATCAGGTCATCGGCTATATTGCCCGTAACGGGGCCACCCTTGAAAATTCCGGGAATATTCATTTTTCTGGAAAAAATACAATAGGACTGGAGGTCCGCGATGGTTCCACAGGGACCAACAGCGGCAGCATCACCGTCCAGAATGGTGGGAAAGGTCTGGTTGCCAGTTCAATCAACCAAAGCACGACAATTAATAATACAGGGGACCTTACACTTAAAGGCGGGAATGATGCTGAACGTACCACGGGAATCCAGGCCTCCGGCAACGCTGTTACTGTCAACATGACCGCTGGTACCATCAGGCTCGAAGGCCAGGGGGCTATCGGCGTGGAAGTGACTGATGGTGCCTCTGTGAACCTAGCGGGTACCGCGTTGCCTGTGTTTGCGGACTCGGCTACCGGCGTCAGCAATCAGATCGCATTCCTGATTTCAGGTGCAGGTTCCACGCTTAATGCCCAGACGACGGCCGTGATGGATGCTAATGGAAAGGGTTCCACACTGTTCAGAATCGAGGATGGCGCTTCCCAACAGGGGGTACTGTCTTACAACGTGTCCGGTGAAGATGGTCGTGGGATCTGGGCCACAGGCGCAGGCACGCTGGTGAACACCGCTGCAGGCAGTCATCTGTCCATTCAGGGGACCGGTGCAAAGGGGATATATGCTGCAGGTGGTGCCAGCGCAACGTTGTCACAGGGCGTGACTGCGGATCTCACCGGCTCCGGGGCTGTAGTCGGTGTTGTTGACGGAAATGAGTACGACCTTGCTGGTAGTGTAACCAAAAGCAATACCGGCACGACGCTCACGAACGAGGCCGATATTACCTCCGGGCTCGCCGGTGCTACGGCATTTATCTCGCAGAACCAGGGCATGCTGGTTAACAAGGGGAATATCGATCTGACCACCGGCACCGGCAATACCGGAATAAAGGTCATCAGCGGACAGTTCGATAATCAGGCCAGTGATATTACCGTCAGCGGCGTCGCTGTGGACGTCGAAGGGGCAAACTCGAGCGTACTCAGCACCGGGGGGCGCATTATCGCCACTGATGGTGAGGCTGCTATCCGCCTGAGTCAGGGAGCCTCCCTGGACTTAGTGGGTAGCGGAATGGGCGTGGTTGAAGGCCGGGGCACGGCGCACGGCGTGTTGCTCGATACCGGTGCCGCAGGCCTTATCGTCAACGGCGCGCGAATTGATGTAAACGCTGTGGGTGCTAGCGGAAACGGAATTGAAAACCGGGCAGAGATTGCCGGTATTCAGCTGAACAACACCACTATCAATGTGCAGGACGGTAAAGGCGTCCGGACATCAGCCACGCTGGCTCAACAGAACAGCGGCACGATTAACGTGGCAGGAAACGGGACGGGACTCGCTTTCATGGCTGCGGACGGCGGCATGACCAGTAACAACCTGGATTTATCCAGCTCTTCTGGCCTGACCGTTAATCTCCTTGGCAAAGGCGGGGCCGGTATTCTGGCCAACACGGCAGACGGTGCAATGGTGAAAACTGCGGTCAACGTGAATGTGACAGGGGCCGACGGCGGTTCCGCACTGGTGGTGAATAATCACGCGAACCGGGTTGAACAAACTGGTGTTCTGCGCTCTGCGTCAACCACTTCGGCGGTAGTCGATGCCACGAAGGTCGGCACATTTATCAATACCGGTGCCATCATCGCGGCCACAGACACCTCGCTGGCTATGGCCTTTGATGACGGTGTCGATACCGTCATGCGCAATGGATACGGAGGCGTTATCCAGGGGGTTATTGCACTCAATAACGGCAATAACAGCCTCTACCTCGATGACGCCAGTACGCTGACCGGTACCGCCACTCTGGGGAACGGAAACAACCGCGTCACCCTGACCGATACGGCCCGTGCGGACAGCGTGATTGCCGGTAGCGGTGACAACACCTTTACGGTGAAAGGCAAAGGAGCCGTCTTTAATCTCCTCGACGGGGGCACAGGCAGCAACGACGACCTGGTGTTCGATGCCGCTGTGTACCGTCTGGCCAGTGCGTCAACGCTTCAGAATTTTGAGCGTGTGGCCCTCAAAAATAACTCGCTCCTGACCCTCGGGGAAGCGCTGGTGCTGACCGACGGGGGGATCGGGGCCGGTGCTGTCGACATCGAACGTGGCAGCGAGCTGGCGGTGAAGCCTTCTGTCACGGGAGATTTCACTTTTGACCCGACGCTTACCGGTCAGGGCCTGGTATCGGTCAGCCTCGATTCTTCGCAGTCGGATTTTGCTTTCACCGGCAATACAGGAAGTGATTTCGCGGGCACCCTGAAACTGGGCACCAGTCATTTCCAGCTGGAAGGCGATAACACGTCTTCACTGACGCAGGCCTCCCTGGTCACCGGGAGTGAAAGTGTGGTCACGGTCGGTACGGGCGAGCAGCAGCTCGGCGGCCTGTCCTTTGACGGGGGTACCGTTCAGTTCGGAGCTGTTATGCCAGGCGATATCATTGCGGACAATCATATCACCACCTCTGCCGTTGGCACGCTCGATATCGGTGGCAAGGGTACGGTTCAGGTCACACTGGGTGGCGGGGTGATTAACCATGTTCCTGCCAGCCTCAGTAAAAAATCGCTGATGGAGCAGGATGATGCCACCACGCTGGTCCAGCTTGCCGGTGCAGAAGGGGCGGTCAAAGGAACGGGTGGTCAGCTTAATCTGGTAGATGAAGACGGCAACCTGATCAGCGATGTGCAGCACCTGGACATCGTTCAGGACGGCAACACCGTCGCGAAAGGGACCTGGGATTACCAGATGGTAAGCAGCTCCGACGGTATCACCAGCGACGGGCTGTATATCGCCTACGGTCTGAAAGAAGTCGAGCTGATGGGGACGGGCGACAACGCCCTGACGCTTGCGGTTGGGCCTGATGCTCAGGGGCTGCAGACCGATCTGCGCGTGAAGGTGACCGGCAATGGCGATCTGTCGGTTGATACCGGCAGCGGACAAACTGTGAGCCTGTCGAATGGCGGTAATGATTACACAGGTGCTACCAGTGTAATCAGTGGAACGCTGCGTCTTGATGCCGACAACACTCTGGGGCTGACTTCAGTCGTGAATGTCGCGGCTGGCTCTGTGCTGGATATAAACGGTTCACGCCAGACATCGGGTGCGCTCAATACTGAGATTGGCAGTCAGGTCATGCTTGACGCAGGCAGTCATTTGACGCTCACCCACGCACAGCGTGAGGCTGGCATTAATGATGCCGGGTCCATCGCCGGTGACACCCTTATTGGGGCGGGTGAGCTGGAGGTGCTGTCCGGTGAACTTCACGTCGATGGTGCTAATACCGACTATACCGGGAATGTTGCCCTGAACGGAGGCGCAAAAACCATGCTTAACGATGTGGCGGGCCTGGGTAACAGCGGAACGGTCACGATGACGTCAGCTAACGACATCCTGACGCTGAACGACGGTGTCTCTGGTGCGCTGGCGAAAACGCTGGCAGGAAACGGGGGGGTCGTACTTAAGGACGGTGCAGATATCACCCTGGCAGCGGATAACAGCGGATTCTCGGGCCTCTTTACGGTGGACAGTGGCGCAAAACTTACTGCTCAGGGGCCTGAGCAGACCGGTAAGGCCGACATTGAGAACCACGGTAGCCTAGTGCTGAACAATGTGACCGCCTGGACGGTAGAAAACCACATCACCGGTACAGGGGACCTAGTGAAAAATGGCCGGGGTAACGTGACGCTGACGCAGTCCGCCGCGCAATACACCGGTAATACAGATGTTCATCTCGGCATACTCACCCTGGGGGATGTGGACAATGCGGTTTCACTGGCTTCATCCGCTGTAAACGTAGCTCATGGCGCTGTCTTTGGGGGATACGGCAGTACGGCAGGCGATGTTAACAACCAGGGCACGTTTGTGCTGGGAGAGTATGGCCTCGTGGATGTAACTTCACTGCAGTTCACTGTGGGCGGTAACCTGACGAACGCCAGTTCGGTTTTGATTGGTCAGTCGGGGGGCAATGCCGGAAATACGCTCCAGGTGAGCGGTGACTATGTTGGCAACAACGGCACTATCCACTTTAACACCGTGCTGGGTGATGACAGCTCGGCAACCGATCGGATGGTAATTGGTGGTTCTACCAGCGGCAATACCACTGTCAGCGTTACAAATGCGGGCGGAAGTGGCGCTGCCACCCTTCACGGGATTGAGCTGATTACGGTAGGCGGTAAGTCCGAGGGGGAATTTACGCAGTCCGGACGAATTGTGGCCGGGGCTTACGATTATCGTCTGACGCGTGGGCAGGGCAGTAATAGCGGGAACTGGTATCTGGTGAGCCGGGATACCACCCCGGTCGATCCGGTAATTCCGGACCCGGGTCCAGGAACAGGCCCGGATACAGGCCCAGGAACGGATCCGGACACGGGCACCCAGCCTAAGCCTGACTGGATTCGTCCTGAAGCGAGTTTGTACGGGGTGAATATGGCAGCTGCGAATACGCTATTCACACACCGACTCCACGATCGTCTGGGGGAGACCCATTACGTTGACGCTCTCACCGCAGAGAAAAAGGTCACCAGCATGTGGCTGCGTAACGTTGGTGGACATACCCGCTCGAAAGACAGCAGCGGACAGATGAATACCCAGTCGAACCGGTATGTGATGCAGATGGGCGGTGATATTGCGCAATGGAGTAGCGACGGTGAAAACCGCTATCACCTAGGCGTGATGGCGGGCTATGCAAACCAGAAGAGCAACGCGCGTAACCACCTCAACGGTAACAAGGCCGATAGCAGTATTAACGGGTACAGCCTAGGTCTTTATGGCACCTGGTTGCAGGATAACGAGGCGAAAACCGGAGCATGGGTGGACACCTGGCTGTTGTACAACTGGTTTGACAATACTGTAAGTGGAAAATCTGCCGGCAGTGAAAGCTACAAATCAAAAGGGTTCACCGCATCGGTCGAAGGGGGGTACACCTGGAAACTGGGTGAACGTGATGAACGTACGGCTTACTACATTCAACCGAAAGCGCAGGCAATCTGGATGGGTGTGAAGGCTGATGATCTGACTGAAAGCAACGGTACCCGGGTCACCGGTGAAGGGGACGGGAATATTCAGACCCGCCTGGGCGCGCGTGCCTTCATTAAAGGACACAGCACGCTGGATGACGGAAAAGAACGAACCTTTGAGCCGTTTATTGAAGCTAACTGGATCCATAACACTGAGACGTTCGGTGCCACCCTTAACGGCGTACGGGTGAATCAGGACGGTACCCGCAACATTGGCGAGCTGAAGGTCGGCGTGGACGGCCAGCTGAGCCGCAATGTCAACCTGTGGGGTAACGTTGCCCAACAGGTAGGAGACAAAGGCTACAGCGACAGCAGTGCCATGCTGGGTCTGAAGGTGAGCTTCTAA